One Watersipora subatra chromosome 4, tzWatSuba1.1, whole genome shotgun sequence genomic window carries:
- the LOC137394799 gene encoding hairy/enhancer-of-split related with YRPW motif protein-like, producing the protein MLPDKVLKRRLSSDSDSEYEEEQCNTLIGSPLSNNSSDDSGCFHVAKKKRRGLIEKRRRDRINRSLNDLKKLIPTAHERQASAKLEKSEVLSLAVEHIKSLTGKLECANPQNLAMDYRSIGYRECIGDTISYLVHGEGRGPTDQLHTRLISHLNQQLSANNQSFPATRYCNPPNEIPQLQPPVPPVNYLETMAVCKPEPPISPSYCGTVSHPPADYNSHPQYSTECLREQTQWLSSFGCSNDSSSQFCSYTQPSWV; encoded by the exons ATGTTGCCGGATAAAGTGCTCAAGAGAAGGCTCAGTTCAGATAGCGACAGCGAATATGAGGAGGAACAGTGCAACACACTCATTGG gTCACCGCTGTCTAACAATTCTTCAGATGACTCCGGATGCTTTCATGTGGCAAAGAAAAAACGTCGAGGG CTGATAGAGAAGAGACGGAGGGACAGAATAAACAGAAGTTTAAATGATCTGAAGAAGTTAATTCCAACTGCACATGAGAGACAG GCATCTGCAAAACTGGAAAAGTCTGAAGTGCTTTCACTAGCAGTTGAGCATATAAAGTCTTTGACAGGTAAACTAG AGTGTGCCAACCCACAAAATCTTGCCATGGATTATCGTAGCATTGGCTATAGGGAGTGCATAGGAGACACGATTAGTTACCTTGTTCACGGAGAAGGCCGAGGCCCGACTGACCAGCTGCACACACGACTAATATCTCACCTCAACCAACAGCTCTCCGCGAATAATCAGAGCTTCCCCGCCACTCGTTACTGCAATCCACCTAATGAAATACCACAATTGCAGCCTCCCGTTCCACCAGTAAACTACCTTGAAACTATGGCTGTTTGTAAGCCTGAGCCTCCGATCTCACCTTCATATTGCGGAACAGTGTCTCATCCGCCCGCAGATTATAACAGCCACCCACAATATAGCACAGAATGTCTTAGAGAACAAACTCAATGGCTTTCATCTTTTGGATGTTCAAATGATTCCAGTTCTCAGTTTTGTTCTTACACCCAACCATCATGGGTGTAA